The proteins below are encoded in one region of Bremerella sp. P1:
- a CDS encoding tetratricopeptide repeat protein, whose translation MARSRAFCASGIVLGALVLAVLGGCSTFSQANASHQKIVQARQLTQRGVQAMHRDDWENAEKLLAEAKKNAPYDLQARMHYAETLWKTGKQAEAIAELESAQTLGSDDPDLHSRIGRMYLDSGDPTKAHISANRAIECDPKYAPAWQLQGDLALVRRDLESAKLCYIRAATNSEATNRDVQLRLASTYRQLGQPSQALACISMVQQVEFGHRLPPDVGVEQALAYRDLGRHLDAADCLAELAETNDMTADLLYTWAECEVAAGRLARAEYAANSALQVNPQHASALQLVGQLPVFRQQAQQSIRR comes from the coding sequence ATGGCTAGGAGCCGCGCCTTCTGCGCAAGCGGAATCGTGCTGGGTGCGCTCGTGCTAGCAGTTCTCGGCGGTTGCAGTACGTTCAGTCAGGCGAATGCCTCGCATCAAAAGATCGTTCAGGCTCGTCAATTGACGCAGCGCGGTGTTCAAGCGATGCACCGCGACGACTGGGAGAATGCGGAAAAGCTGTTGGCTGAGGCCAAGAAGAACGCTCCCTACGATCTTCAAGCGAGAATGCATTATGCCGAGACGCTCTGGAAGACCGGCAAGCAAGCCGAAGCGATTGCGGAATTGGAATCAGCCCAAACGCTGGGAAGCGACGACCCCGATCTACATTCACGCATCGGTCGGATGTATCTCGATTCTGGTGATCCGACCAAGGCCCACATTTCCGCGAACAGGGCGATTGAATGCGATCCGAAATATGCCCCTGCATGGCAGCTTCAAGGCGACCTGGCACTGGTACGTAGAGACCTGGAATCGGCGAAGCTTTGTTACATTCGAGCCGCGACCAATAGCGAAGCGACCAACCGCGATGTCCAGTTGAGATTGGCATCGACCTACCGGCAGTTGGGGCAACCGAGCCAGGCTCTGGCGTGCATCTCGATGGTCCAACAAGTTGAGTTCGGTCATCGCTTGCCGCCGGACGTGGGTGTCGAGCAGGCCTTGGCCTACCGCGATCTCGGCCGGCACCTGGACGCAGCCGATTGTCTGGCCGAACTCGCCGAGACGAACGACATGACCGCCGACCTGCTTTATACTTGGGCTGAGTGTGAAGTGGCCGCCGGCAGGTTGGCTCGAGCCGAGTATGCCGCCAACTCGGCGCTACAGGTCAATCCACAGCACGCTTCGGCTTTGCAGTTGGTCGGGCAATTGCCCGTCTTCCGTCAGCAGGCCCAGCAGTCCATCCGGCGATAG
- a CDS encoding winged helix-turn-helix domain-containing protein — translation MSTSTDLHEDTLQKIGETSGHVWAYLSAEGPVTITKLAKEVGEKKDIVLQAVGWLARENKLFFFEKGRNKLIGLIDEHGPPEP, via the coding sequence ATGTCGACTTCCACCGATCTCCACGAAGACACCCTGCAAAAAATCGGGGAAACCTCAGGCCACGTCTGGGCCTATCTATCAGCCGAAGGTCCCGTCACCATCACCAAACTGGCCAAAGAGGTGGGTGAAAAGAAGGACATTGTCCTGCAAGCCGTTGGATGGCTGGCACGCGAGAACAAGCTGTTCTTCTTCGAGAAAGGCCGCAACAAGCTGATTGGCCTGATCGACGAGCACGGCCCGCCAGAGCCGTAA
- a CDS encoding ExbD/TolR family protein, whose protein sequence is MLDITPLIDIVFLLLIFFMVMTRFDEEDYKLDVVLPTASEAQPLISQPRELFINIDADGRFFVRGDERSITDIEEILEQTAADNPESSVIIRADKESKIEFSVQVMNACNKAKLSNYSISTAALEAN, encoded by the coding sequence ATGTTGGATATTACTCCACTGATCGATATCGTCTTTTTATTGCTGATTTTCTTCATGGTGATGACTCGCTTCGATGAAGAGGATTACAAGTTGGATGTCGTGTTGCCGACGGCCAGCGAGGCTCAGCCGTTGATTTCGCAGCCGCGCGAGCTGTTCATCAACATTGATGCGGATGGTCGCTTTTTTGTACGCGGCGATGAACGTTCCATTACGGATATCGAAGAGATCCTCGAACAAACAGCCGCCGATAATCCCGAAAGCTCGGTGATTATTCGAGCGGACAAAGAAAGCAAGATTGAATTTAGCGTTCAAGTGATGAACGCCTGTAATAAGGCCAAGCTTAGTAACTACTCGATCAGCACTGCTGCTCTCGAGGCAAACTAA